The Cottoperca gobio chromosome 6, fCotGob3.1, whole genome shotgun sequence genome has a segment encoding these proteins:
- the LOC115009786 gene encoding cholesterol side-chain cleavage enzyme, mitochondrial-like isoform X1, with amino-acid sequence MVRWSVWRSPVMVPLSWIGELTTGVRCSSSMPVVRQAYSDSNSTMRPFSEIPGLWKNGVANLYNFWKLDGFKNLHRIMLQNFNTFGPIYREKVGYYESVNIINPEDAAILFRAEGHYPKRLKVEAWTSYRDYRNRKYGVLLKNGEDWRSNRVILNKEVISPKVMENFVPLLDEVGLDFVARIHKKITRNGQNKWTTDLSQELFKYALESVSTVLYGERLGLMLDYIDPEAQHFIDCITLMFKTTSPMLYIPPALLRQIGAKVWRDHVEAWDGIFNQADRCIHNIYRQLRLEGGPPKKYPGVLASLLMLDKLSIEDIKASITELMAGGVDTTSITLLWTLYELARYPNLQEELRAEVAAARAESQGDMLEMLKRIPLVKGALKETLRLHPVAVSLQRYTAEDIIIQNYHIPAGTLVQLGLYAMGRDPKVFFRPEQYQPSRWLRTETHYFRSLGFGFGPRQCLGRRIAEAEMQIFLIHMLENFRVEKQRHVEVQSTFQLILLPEKPIILTLKPLHTSR; translated from the exons ATGGTCAGGTGGAGTGTGTGGCGCAGCCCGGTGATGGTGCCCCTGTCCTGGATAGGAGAGCTGACGACAGGTGTGCGTTGCAGCAGCAGTATGCCGGTGGTCAGACAGGCGTACTCAGACAGCAACAGCACTATGAGGCCTTTCAGTGAGATTCCTGGACTGTGGAAGAATGGGGTGGCCAACTTGTACAACTTTTGGAAACTGGATGGCTTCAAAAACCTTCACCGCATCATGTTGCAGAACTTCAACACTTTTGGACCCATTTACAG AGAAAAAGTAGGTTATTACGAAAGCGTCAACATCATCAATCCTGAAGATGCTGCTATCCTGTTCAGAGCGGAGGGCCATTATCCTAAGAGGCTGAAAGTTGAAGCATGGACATCATACAGAGACTACAGGAATCGCAAATATGGAGTTTTACTAAA GAATGGAGAAGACTGGAGATCAAACCGTGTGATTCTCAACAAGGAGGTGATTTCCCCGAAGGTGATGGAAAACTTTGTGCCTTTGCTGGATGAAGTGGGTCTGGATTTTGTGGCCAGAATTCACAAAAAAATAACGCGAAATGGCCAGAACAAATGGACCACTGACCTCTCTCAAGAGCTCTTTAAATATGCACTTGAGT CCGTGAGCACAGTGCTGTATGGAGAGCGTCTAGGTTTGATGCTGGACTACATCGACCCTGAAGCTCAACATTTTATTGACTGCATCACCCTCATGTTCAAGACTACCTCACCCATGCTGTACATACCTCCTGCTCTGTTGAGGCAGATTGGAGCGAAGGTATGGCGCGACCATGTGGAGGCTTGGGATGGGATCTTCAACCAAG CGGACCGCTGCATCCACAACATCTACAGGCAGTTACGTCTGGAAGGTGGCCCTCCAAAGAAATACCCAGGAGTCCTGGCTAGCCTGCTCATGCTGGACAAGCTGTCCATTGAAGACATCAAGGCGAGCATCACTGAGCTAATGGCAGGAGGCGTAGATACA acttcTATAACGCTGCTGTGGACATTGTATGAACTAGCTAGGTACCCCAACctccaggaggagctgagggcCGAGGTGGCTGCAGCTCGAGCTGAAAGCCAGGGAGACATGCTGGAGATGCTGAAGCGGATTCCGTTGGTCAAAGGAGCTTTGAAGGAAACACTGAG GTTACACCCAGTTGCAGTGAGCTTGCAAAGATACACAGCAGAAGATATCATTATTCAAAACTACCACATCCCAGCTGGG actcTGGTCCAGTTAGGACTGTATGCAATGGGCAGAGACCCCAAAGTGTTTTTTCGTCCGGAGCAGTATCAGCCCTCTCGCTGGCTGAGGACAGAGACGCACTACTTCAGAAGCCTGGGCTTCGGCTTCGGCCCCCGTCAGTGTTTAGGACGCAGAATAGCTGAGGCCGAGATGCAAATCTTCCTTATCCAC ATGCTTGAGAACTTCAGAGTGGAGAAGCAGCGCCATGTGGAAGTGCAGAGTACCTTCCAACTCATTCTCTTACCAGAGAAACCTATAATATTGACTTTGAAGCCTCTACATACAAGTCGATAA
- the LOC115009786 gene encoding cholesterol side-chain cleavage enzyme, mitochondrial-like isoform X2: MPVVRQAYSDSNSTMRPFSEIPGLWKNGVANLYNFWKLDGFKNLHRIMLQNFNTFGPIYREKVGYYESVNIINPEDAAILFRAEGHYPKRLKVEAWTSYRDYRNRKYGVLLKNGEDWRSNRVILNKEVISPKVMENFVPLLDEVGLDFVARIHKKITRNGQNKWTTDLSQELFKYALESVSTVLYGERLGLMLDYIDPEAQHFIDCITLMFKTTSPMLYIPPALLRQIGAKVWRDHVEAWDGIFNQADRCIHNIYRQLRLEGGPPKKYPGVLASLLMLDKLSIEDIKASITELMAGGVDTTSITLLWTLYELARYPNLQEELRAEVAAARAESQGDMLEMLKRIPLVKGALKETLRLHPVAVSLQRYTAEDIIIQNYHIPAGTLVQLGLYAMGRDPKVFFRPEQYQPSRWLRTETHYFRSLGFGFGPRQCLGRRIAEAEMQIFLIHMLENFRVEKQRHVEVQSTFQLILLPEKPIILTLKPLHTSR; encoded by the exons ATGCCGGTGGTCAGACAGGCGTACTCAGACAGCAACAGCACTATGAGGCCTTTCAGTGAGATTCCTGGACTGTGGAAGAATGGGGTGGCCAACTTGTACAACTTTTGGAAACTGGATGGCTTCAAAAACCTTCACCGCATCATGTTGCAGAACTTCAACACTTTTGGACCCATTTACAG AGAAAAAGTAGGTTATTACGAAAGCGTCAACATCATCAATCCTGAAGATGCTGCTATCCTGTTCAGAGCGGAGGGCCATTATCCTAAGAGGCTGAAAGTTGAAGCATGGACATCATACAGAGACTACAGGAATCGCAAATATGGAGTTTTACTAAA GAATGGAGAAGACTGGAGATCAAACCGTGTGATTCTCAACAAGGAGGTGATTTCCCCGAAGGTGATGGAAAACTTTGTGCCTTTGCTGGATGAAGTGGGTCTGGATTTTGTGGCCAGAATTCACAAAAAAATAACGCGAAATGGCCAGAACAAATGGACCACTGACCTCTCTCAAGAGCTCTTTAAATATGCACTTGAGT CCGTGAGCACAGTGCTGTATGGAGAGCGTCTAGGTTTGATGCTGGACTACATCGACCCTGAAGCTCAACATTTTATTGACTGCATCACCCTCATGTTCAAGACTACCTCACCCATGCTGTACATACCTCCTGCTCTGTTGAGGCAGATTGGAGCGAAGGTATGGCGCGACCATGTGGAGGCTTGGGATGGGATCTTCAACCAAG CGGACCGCTGCATCCACAACATCTACAGGCAGTTACGTCTGGAAGGTGGCCCTCCAAAGAAATACCCAGGAGTCCTGGCTAGCCTGCTCATGCTGGACAAGCTGTCCATTGAAGACATCAAGGCGAGCATCACTGAGCTAATGGCAGGAGGCGTAGATACA acttcTATAACGCTGCTGTGGACATTGTATGAACTAGCTAGGTACCCCAACctccaggaggagctgagggcCGAGGTGGCTGCAGCTCGAGCTGAAAGCCAGGGAGACATGCTGGAGATGCTGAAGCGGATTCCGTTGGTCAAAGGAGCTTTGAAGGAAACACTGAG GTTACACCCAGTTGCAGTGAGCTTGCAAAGATACACAGCAGAAGATATCATTATTCAAAACTACCACATCCCAGCTGGG actcTGGTCCAGTTAGGACTGTATGCAATGGGCAGAGACCCCAAAGTGTTTTTTCGTCCGGAGCAGTATCAGCCCTCTCGCTGGCTGAGGACAGAGACGCACTACTTCAGAAGCCTGGGCTTCGGCTTCGGCCCCCGTCAGTGTTTAGGACGCAGAATAGCTGAGGCCGAGATGCAAATCTTCCTTATCCAC ATGCTTGAGAACTTCAGAGTGGAGAAGCAGCGCCATGTGGAAGTGCAGAGTACCTTCCAACTCATTCTCTTACCAGAGAAACCTATAATATTGACTTTGAAGCCTCTACATACAAGTCGATAA
- the stoml1 gene encoding stomatin-like protein 1, with amino-acid sequence MFSKSYKLLPQRDSTCPRTPGLFVDTDSFTQRGFHKGFSSDNIPNVSEHDYTDTSQGWLSWICNLIVIFFVYICTFITFPITGWFVLKTVPNYERIVTFRLGRVGPPKGPGIVLVLPLIDQWQKVDLRTRAFNIPPCQVITLDGGVLSVGADIQFRIWNPVMSVLSVQDLNASTRMTAHKALTYSLAKKTVREIQTQRVKLGEYLGMDINEMTQPWGLEVDRVELTLGSVLKAPGEGPTAPLIMPPSVPGLEGLTGPIQQLAMHFLGHSSISQPQQEDTLTFTDELSSAAQAVKATPGSVEELLDAVKLLLSEALVQQVGACFQFDVNSEDGQHHSYYVDLSQGSGAAGAGPLSREPDVTLSMSDRDLLTMFQGELQPFAAYTTGRLKIQGDIQTAMKLEEIITLLKK; translated from the exons ATGTTTAGCAAGTCGTATAAGCTGCTCCCTCAGAGAGACTCCACTTGTCCCAGGACTCCTGGCCTGTTTGTGGACACTGACAGCTTCACACAGCGCGGCTTCCACAAAGGCTTCTCATCTGACAACATCCCCAATGTTTCTGAACACGACTATACTG aTACCTCCCAAGGATGGCTGTCCTGGATTTGCAACCTGATTGTCATCTTCTTCGTCTACATCTGCACCTTCATAACATTTCCTATAACAGGATGGTTTGTACTGAAG ACGGTGCCTAACTACGAGAGGATAGTAACATTTCGTCTGGGTCGCGTTGGTCCTCCAAAGGGCCCTGGTATTGTCCTTGTGCTGCCCCTCATTGACCAGTGGCAGAAAGTAGACCTGCGCACCCGTGCTTTCAACATCCCTCCCTGCCAG GTGATTACTCTGGATGGCGGTGTGTTGTCAGTGGGAGCAGACATCCAGTTCAGGATCTGGAACCCCGTCATGTCAGTACTATCAGTCCAGGACCTGAACGCCTCAACTCGGATGACTGCACACAAGGCTTTGACCTACAGCCTGGCCAAGAAGACTGTCAGGGAGATCCAAACTCAGAGAGTTAAACTTGGAGAATATCTCGGG ATGGACATAAATGAGATGACTCAACCCTGGGGGCTGGAGGTGGACAGGGTAGAGCTCACCCTGGGATCTGTACTTAAAGCACCAGGGGAAGGCCCCACAGCACCCCTCATCATGCCACCCTCTGTGCCTGGACTGGAAGGCCTCACTGGCCCCATTCAGCAGTTGGCCATGCACTTTCTGGGCCACAGTAGCATTTCACAGCCTCAACAAG AGGACACCCTAACGTTcacagatgagctcagcagtgcaGCTCAGGCTGTCAAGGCCACACCAGGTTCTGTTGAAGAGCTGCTTGACGCGGTCAAGCTCCTGCTCTCTGAAGCTTTGGTCCAGCAGGTCGGGGCATGCTTCCAGTTTGACGTCAACTCGGAAGATGGACAACATCACAGTTACTATGTGGATTTGAGCCAAG GCAGCGGTGCAGCTGGAGCTGGGCCTTTGAGCAGAGAGCCAGATGTGACACTGAGCATGAGTGACCGCGACCTTCTGACCATGTTCCAGGGCGAGCTACAACCATTCGCTGCTTACACCACTGGCAGACTGAAAATACAGGGAGACATTCAGACTGCCATGAAGCTCGAAGAAATCATAACGCTTCTTAAGAAATAG
- the LOC115009785 gene encoding cholesterol side-chain cleavage enzyme, mitochondrial-like codes for MVRWSVWRSPVMVPLSWIGELTTGVRCSSSMPVVRRAYSYSNSTIRPFSEIPGLWKNGVANLCNFWKLDGFKNLHRIMLQNFNTFGPIYREKVGYYESVNIINPEDAAILFRAEGHYPKRLKVEAWTSYRDYRNRKYGVLLKNGEDWRSNRVILNKEVISPKVMENFVPLLDEVGLDFVARIHKKITQNGQNKWTTDLSQELFKYALESVSTVLYGERLGLMLDYIDPEAQHFIDCITLMFKTTSPMLYIPPALLRQIGAKVWRDHVEAWDGIFNQADRCIHNIYRQLRLEGGPPKKYPGVLASLLMLDKLSIEDIKASITELMAGGVDTTSITLLWTLYELARYPNLQEELRAEVAAARAESQGDMLEMLKRIPLVKGALKETLRLHPVAVSLQRYTAEDIIIQNYHIPAGTLVQLGLYAMGRDPKVFFCPEQYQPSRWLRTKTHYFRSLSFGFGPRQCLGRRIAEAEMQIFLIHMLENFRVEKQRHVEVQSTFQLILLPEKPIILTLKSLHTSR; via the exons ATGGTCAGGTGGAGTGTGTGGCGCAGCCCGGTGATGGTGCCCCTGTCCTGGATAGGAGAGCTGACGACAGGTGTGCGCTGCAGCAGCAGTATGCCGGTGGTCAGACGGGCGTACTCATACAGCAACAGCACTATCAGGCCTTTCAGTGAGATTCCTGGACTGTGGAAGAATGGGGTGGCCAACTTGTGCAACTTTTGGAAACTGGATGGCTTCAAAAACCTTCACCGCATCATGTTGCAGAACTTCAACACTTTTGGACCCATTTACAG AGAAAAAGTAGGTTATTACGAAAGCGTCAACATCATCAATCCTGAAGATGCTGCTATCCTGTTCAGAGCGGAGGGCCATTATCCTAAGAGGCTGAAAGTTGAAGCATGGACATCATACAGAGACTACAGGAATCGCAAATATGGAGTTTTACTAAA GAATGGAGAAGACTGGAGATCAAACCGTGTGATTCTCAACAAGGAGGTGATTTCCCCGAAGGTGATGGAAAACTTTGTGCCTTTGCTGGATGAAGTGGGTCTGGATTTTGTGGCCAGAATTCACAAAAAGATAACGCAAAATGGCCAGAACAAATGGACCACTGACCTCTCTCAAGAGCTCTTTAAATATGCACTTGAGT CCGTGAGCACAGTGCTGTATGGAGAGCGTCTAGGTTTGATGCTGGACTACATCGACCCTGAAGCTCAACATTTTATTGACTGCATCACCCTCATGTTCAAGACTACCTCACCCATGCTGTACATACCTCCTGCTCTGTTGAGGCAGATTGGAGCGAAGGTATGGCGCGACCATGTGGAGGCTTGGGATGGGATCTTCAACCAAG CGGACCGCTGCATCCACAACATCTACAGGCAGTTACGTCTGGAAGGTGGCCCTCCAAAGAAATACCCAGGAGTCCTGGCTAGCCTGCTCATGCTGGACAAGCTGTCCATTGAAGACATCAAGGCGAGCATCACTGAGCTAATGGCAGGAGGCGTAGATACA acttcTATAACGCTGCTGTGGACATTGTATGAACTAGCTAGGTACCCCAACctccaggaggagctgagggcCGAGGTGGCTGCAGCTCGAGCTGAAAGCCAGGGAGACATGCTGGAGATGCTGAAGCGGATTCCGTTGGTCAAAGGAGCTTTGAAGGAAACACTGAG GTTACACCCAGTTGCAGTGAGCTTGCAAAGATACACAGCAGAAGATATCATTATTCAAAACTACCACATCCCAGCTGGG actcTGGTCCAGTTAGGACTGTATGCAATGGGCAGAGACcccaaagtgtttttttgtccGGAGCAGTATCAGCCCTCTCGCTGGCTGAGGACAAAGACGCACTACTTCAGAAGCCTGAGCTTCGGCTTCGGCCCCCGTCAGTGTTTAGGACGCAGAATAGCTGAGGCCGAGATGCAAATCTTCCTTATCCAC ATGCTTGAGAACTTCAGAGTGGAGAAGCAGCGCCATGTGGAAGTGCAGAGTACCTTCCAACTCATTCTCTTACCAGAGAAACCTATAATATTGACTTTGAAGTCTCTACATACAAGTCGATAA